TCATCGATTCTTCAACTCGAGCCTTGAAagcaatcactttcttcttttcatctttCGATATCTTTGAATGTGATTTTTCTCGAATGCTATCAGATTTTCTCTTAACTCATCATAAGTGAATTTGTCcagattttcatcttccaagaAAATTGCTTTGGTTTCCCAAGTTTTTGGTAGACTTCTAACAAGCTTTCTTACTTGTTGAGAGTTGGTGTAAGTTACTCCAAGGAATTTTAGTCCTCCAATGATCTTGCTGAATCTTGTGAACATTGATTCAATGTTTTCATTGTCCTTCATCATAAAGGCTTCATAATCGTGTCTTAGAGCATCAATTTTTGTTTCCCTTACCTTTGACGTTCCTTCATAGGTGACCTCAAGCTTATCCCACATTTCTTTGGCAGTAtcacaatttgaaatttttgcataCTCCTCTCCACTTACTGCACAGTAGAGCAAGGCTATTGCCCTGGCGTTTATTTGCAGTGTCTCTTGTTGTTCTTTGGTAATGTCATGTGATTCCAGATCTATTGTTGAAGTATCCGTGTCTTCCTTGTTTTCAGTGCTGGTGTTTGGAATGGGTTTGGGCCCTTTCTTAATCACAATCCAGGCTTGATAATCTGTTGACTGCACAAATATTTTGAACCTCTCCTTCCAATGACAATAGTGTTCACCATTGAAGTATGGTGGTCTTGTTGTGGAGTGTCCATCTTGCAATATTGCTCCAGGGATTTGATATCCAGCCATTTGATCTTTTCTCACGTGCGGTTAAGCAACTGAAAGTGAgaccttgctctgataccaattgaaagtgcaagagggggggtgaattgtaaatTTTTCGTTCTGGTAGTCGACTAGGTTAGACCAGTAGTCGACTGCTTGCTCAGAAAACACTAAACGTAAAATGCAGAAGGTAAATGACACCAGGAGttttatactggttcagattcaatgtgaatcctagtccagtccccttgggttgcaagggtgaTCTCTGCAGCTTTTAGTTAAAGGTTTGGTACAATCGAggtttgaatggagctcctacgtctacactcaatcgctcttaatctttttgatacaaaGCCTCACAAACTATATTAtaactctcctttcttttttccttacaCTATAAATCACTCAGacatacaatgcttatgaaaagtaAAGTAGAGTACTAGGAGAATGAGACTAAGCATAGCTTATAGGTTTGTGAGGCAGCCCTTTTTATAGCTGTTTTAGGCTGTTCACGCAGAGAGATCAACCCAAGGGTTTTGATCCTTGGAAACAGAAACTATCCATtctatttccaagaataaggcTCGAGCTGTTGCTGCTTTCCTTGTGCGTTGAGGCAGCATTGTCAATTAACAAGATTATTACACTTTAAGAGATCTTCCTATTAATGTTAGAGATGCTCTTTCCTTCATTGGAACACTTGTGTACTGCTGGAAAATAATGCTGAAGGTattgtttctttcttgaatgatTTGGTACAGCTGGTTGTGAGCCGTTATTCCATTAGGGTTGGGAAGGCTTCACTTGAGTGAGCCCAGCTCGTTGGAGCTGTTTTGTGGGCTTCCATCTTGTTGGGGCTGATTTGTGGGCTTGTATTATTCCTTGTGCAATTCACTTATTACACCTAcacaagtaaaattgtcatcataaaaacttgacactaacacggtcggttaaccattgttaatggatcttcaaggatgcctaataccttccctttagattaGTTGAACCCATACCTAGATCTTTTAGTTTCGTAGAGTTTAAAATGGAGTTGACTTTAGAAAATAACTCTAAtgaactttaggtgtcctaattcaccataaataattaggtggcgacttcTTAATTTTAATTAACCTCGGAATTATCGGAATGTTGTAAACCATTTTGACTTCGATTAAAATGGAgtataacagcttggcgactccgctggggaatATACTTAGGTTCGAACCATAAGGACTTAGTTTAAATAGGCTTTGTGTGCTTgttttaattactttatttgTTGTTAACCATTTTTACATGctattaattgtttgtttgatataaacTATTTAAGTGTTACTGTTTTGATATAAACTGTCATCCCGTATCACTTTTCTCCACATCTGAAAATTCACACTATCACACATAcacgcgaggtgtgttttgcacacccgcaaatttctttcaaaatcccaaattttaggagagttggCATATGCGCGGGGTGTCCGAATTTTTCGTGTGACTGCATAGCCTTCTCACTCGAGTTGTCCGCTCGGGAACCCTTGGTGTATTAAGcccattagatgactttacccaaATGTCCAAGTGGGTCCGCGACCCCAAGTGAcactaatcatactttatgtgcatgtttgaaggATAATTGCGCCTAAATATTGACCATTTGCTCTAACtaattaaactttaggaggGAGGAAATGACTAACCTTTCTATGACAGGTATGGATTTTACATTGGAGTACGTCTGTGATCAACAAGTGGCGAGAACCAAGGACATCACAAAATGGAGCCAGAAATTTAGACATGACAAAttgtatttactttacttagaTGAGGAagtgttttatgttgtattcatttGGTATGTAACAAATATTACACCACAATTGTACtttatttcttggaaaatagaatttgtttaattagCCGAGAGCAATGGGATGACGTATTATGGCAcattttacccttcaaacaaacgttaggcctacctctggcacaaagaggtcacatgcatattaggacgcgttattgttgtttgatatACTTGTTTACATTTTGCTTGACAACTTATTTGCCTTTATTCGATGAATTATTTGCTACATGACTTATTTAACTCTACGTGATCATGACTTTACTTAGATATTTTAATATGAGACTAATATCATTTGCATTTTATGTTTCTTCCTGTTTATCTTTTATTCCTAAaagagttgattcgtgttgacatTCGAACTGGCCGGCCATCCTTACTTCACAAGGTCAAAGACGTCAGCATTACCTCGACGTAGTTGGGTTGTTCAAGGAAGGAAAACTACTATGTCTGATCCAGCCGCATCTATTTCAACTGGTTTGGAAAATATCATGATCTCTAGTGATCCTCCCGAGACTTCCGAACATAGAACTACTATTCAACATGATGAACATATCGCCCGGTtgactcaaaagattgaggatCTACGTGGAGAACTGAATCGGGTTAGGGACTTGACCAATTTATCCATCACACTCCAAAGTCCACCTCCTGAACCTAGAAATGTCACACCAAACCCACCTCGTTTTCCATCACTTGAATCTCCAGTTCCTGAACATTTCCCTCCACAAAATAATACACCTACCAATAACAACTTTCTTCCAATCACCCCTGCAAATCCATCATCCGTCTATACTCCTCCACAAAGTCAACCACCCACCCACACTACCTATGCTACTCCTAATCCACCACCCGTCAACCCACCAAGTCAATCGCTAGTTCACACTTCTTATGTTCCTTTATCCACTAACACTAATCCACCACCTACAACTACTCCTCTAAACCCACCAAACCAACTACCTATAAATACCACTTATAACAAACCACCTCCAATCCAAAACACTCCCACCGTCCAAACTTATCCAACCCAGCATATACAAGGGGCATATTTTGTCACTCCTAACGCGCAATATGTTCCTCCGGTATATGCAGCGGAAATACAAGCCTTTACCAACTGAGTAATGGTCAGGTTCCAACCCGAGGTGGATCAATATGAGGAAATGGAAAAGGATGCAAAAGCAAGGGCGGATGATATATTGTTAAAAGAGATCCACAGTCTCAAAGAAGCAATGAGAAACCTTCAAGTTGCTAGGGGAAGCAAGAGTGTAGAATATGAAGATCTGTGTGTTCAGCCTGACGTTGATTTGCCCGTAGGCTACAAGCTGCCGAAATTTGATACATTTAATGGAACAAACCGACCCTTATACGCATTTAAGGGCTTATTGTGACAAACTGGTTGGAGTAGGTAGAGATCAGAATATAAGGATGAAGCTATTCATAAGAAGCTTATCTGGTGAGGCTCTTACTTGGTATAAGCAACAAGATGTCCGTAAATGACGTGGTTGGAGTGATATGGCACAAGACTGCATGGACCGATTCAGTTTCAACACCGATATCACACTAGATAGAGTCTACATGACTAAGGTAACTAAGAAGTCAACTGAGTCGTTCCGTGAGTATGCGCTACGTTGGAGGTAAGAAGCAGCCAGGGTTCAACCCCCGATGAGTGATAGAGAAATGACTACTACCTTCATTGAATGTTCGGCATATACTATGAGAAAATGATAGGCATGATGGGACAAAAGTTCACGGAAGTTGTCAGAATGGGAGAAGCCTTAGAAGAAGGAATCAAATCGGGAAAAATTCGGGATCTTCTTGCCTTGCAAGCTGCAAGCAAAGCTATTCAATTTGGTTCTATCggggcaaaaaagaaaaaaagatgtaGTCGTTAGTCATGAATATCCAAGGATGTAAGCCAAGCCAAGCCATTACATACCTTAACCATCCACAACAACCTTTCTACCCTTACCAATATGCTGAACCCTACCAAGCTCCACTAACTCCTTACCCTGTCTATAACGCCTAAGCAAACTACTACCAACCCCGAGCGCCCCCTATCAAAACCCACATCCATATCAATCCGTTCAAGCTCCAACTTATCAAAATCGACCACATGCTACACCTAAAGCCCGTTCAAACCCTGAAATCAAAAATACCCGTAATTACACTAGATTCGCCGAACCCTTGGCTCAATTATTTGAAAGACTGAAAGCAGCAGGCGTGATACAaccaattgaaggaaaaattcCCAATCCTATTCCGAGATGGTTTGATGGTTCCAAGCGTTGTGCATATCATTCTGGAGTTGCTGGGCACGATACTGAGGATTGCTATGGtctcaaaaacaaaatcgaagccTTGATTAAGGAAGGAGCGATCCAACTTACTGGAGCTCAGCCCAATGTGGACAAAAACCCTTTGCCTACTCACGAAAATGCCAATGTGAACATGATAACTGTTGAGGAAGATAAGGATTTGAAAGGAACCATTATGCCAATTGGAAAGGTGGAAAAGGGCACGTCACCAACCTTTGTTGCTCCCGTACGAACAGTCCAAAGACAAGCACCAATGAAAGTTACTTCTACAACTACTCACAACACCAAGATACCGACCATTTGGGTGCCGAACCAGGAGAGAATTTGAAGAATTGGACTTGCACTCCGTCCCTGGTTTGCCGGGAGTCTTAGTAGTTAAATATGTAGTGAAAAGTAGATTAAATATGTAGTGAACTTTGGAAACAACGCGATTTTAAAAATTGAGGCCTGAATCGTGCCCCAAACTTTTGTTGCTTTGCCTCATCTTTTGGAAGCTTAATTGCAAAATCTATGAATGcacttcttattttctttaactgtctattatttgttattttctatttttatttagaaTCTAAATTATCAAATCTGCCAATCTTATGATTGTGACATATAATGAAATGATTGAATAAAGTTTATGTGCCGAATACGATTATGAAGAATGGGAAGACAAAATACAGAGAAATTCGAGGACAAGACAAGATTCCACTTGGAGGAAATAGCCGATAGATAATGACACACGCATGAAGGCTATCAATTCAAGAAGAAATCAAAGGACGACATTAGATTAGATTGCCTAGTTTGTAACCTTTCCTTTAATGTAATTACGAACTACGCTGGCCTGATTCCCtcggcgggatacgtaggcagcccacatAGGTTTCGGTTGtattatagcaaaaaaaaaatccttattaTTTGTATGTAAGGAGAACTACGTCTGAACCGATTCCCTCGGCGGGATACGTAGGTTATCGATATACGATTCAGTCATATTTAAGTAGAAATCCAACAAACCTTTTACCATTTATGTAACAGAACTCCGCTTGACCTGATTCTTatggcgggatacgtaggcaatccacaTCGGGTTCGGTCCGGTTATTAGaaaaatttcaaaccattttTATGTACCTTACGAACTACGttctgacctgattcccttggcgggatacgtaggcaacctatatAAGGTTCGGTCACACCACAACACAAGTTTAGTGTACCCTCCCGAAGTCAAAACTGGGGCAGATTTTGAAAGATATAGACAAGAGAATGGTTGGACATCGACAAGATTAAGGCTACCAGACAGGAAGTATTATAGACAAATGACTTTTCAATTGTTTTGGAAGTGTCACAATCTAAAAGTTGGCAGAAatttttacaacttatatacatatatttacatatatatctttccttatatacatatacttgcatatatatcttttaaatgaaacattttctttcaattgtttttACCACTATTCATCTACCGAGGCTTGAACAgagatcacaagatccaaacaaacaaGACGAACGGAGCGCTAACAACATCAAGCTTCGAGTCAACAAGAATCAACTTccccctcccaaactaagaatttttctttgagtgcaggaatAAAAGATCGCGAGACCAACAATCAAGTCTATCAATCATGGCCGGAAAACATCATTTGGCTCATTATGGCCTCGCCTTAAAAGCC
This window of the Lycium ferocissimum isolate CSIRO_LF1 unplaced genomic scaffold, AGI_CSIRO_Lferr_CH_V1 ctg20571, whole genome shotgun sequence genome carries:
- the LOC132043053 gene encoding proline-rich receptor-like protein kinase PERK2, with the translated sequence MSDPAASISTGLENIMISSDPPETSEHRTTIQHDEHIARLTQKIEDLRGELNRVRDLTNLSITLQSPPPEPRNVTPNPPRFPSLESPVPEHFPPQNNTPTNNNFLPITPANPSSVYTPPQSQPPTHTTYATPNPPPVNPPSQSLVHTSYVPLSTNTNPPPTTTPLNPPNQLPINTTYNKPPPIQNTPTVQTYPTQHIQGAYFVTPNAQYVPPVYAAEIQAFTN